The sequence CGGCGTTTGTTGGTTTGACGCGTGCGGCGGCGAGCAGGTGAGCGTGGCGATGGTGAACGGGCAATCCACTGCCCGACGGAAGGACGAGGACGATCATGCGGATTCGAAGCATCCGGCAGCGGCCAGTAGGCGCTCGGTCGGGCCTCGACGTGGCCTCGGCCCCGACGACACCGAGCCCGGCGCTCTCGGAAGCCGAGGCCGCGCGGTACATCGGGATGAGCCCCGCGTGGCTCAAGAAGTCGCGGACGCGTCGATTTCGGGAGTTGACCGACGCCCCGCCGTTCGTCCGCTCGGGTGGACGGCGCGTGGTCTACCGGCGCGTGGACCTCGACGCGTGGCAGGAGCGGCATTTGGAGAAGGTGGGGCGAGCGAGCGACGAGGCAGTGTTGGGGATGGACACCAGTGCCTGAGCTGTGGCCGTCGTACCATACGACCCGGGTAGCCGATACCAAGCGTCACGCTCTTCGTGCCTGCGAGCGGCGGGGCGCCCTGGCTCGAGAATCCCGCATTCCAGGAAGAGCACCGCGTGGGCGTGCATGTGCTGTCACCGGAGAGCGGCGCCACGCTACCTGGTTCTGTCCCTCGCTTGCTGGAAGTGTGACAGCGGTTGCTGCATGACGCCGGCGATCGGGGAGACTCCTCCTCGCCGCCCTGTCCACCAGCCCCACCGGTCACGGGCCCCTTGCATGATCGTAACTACAGTGTGCATACTACGAGGTGAGCATGCAGGATCTCCGGTTCGAGTGGGACCCGGCCAAAGCCGGCAGCAACATGCGGAAGCATGGGGTGTCGTTCGAAGAGGCGCGGACCGTCTTCTCGGACGACCAGGCGCTCGTCATCGACGACCCTGACCATTCCGACGACGAAGACCGGTTCATCTTGATGGGTTCAAGTGCCCTGCTGAGAGTCCTGGTCGTCGTCCATGCGTTCCGAT is a genomic window of Acidobacteriota bacterium containing:
- a CDS encoding BrnT family toxin, whose translation is MQDLRFEWDPAKAGSNMRKHGVSFEEARTVFSDDQALVIDDPDHSDDEDRFILMGSSALLRVLVVVHAFRSAPDTVRIISARKATTIERSTYSRRRP
- a CDS encoding DNA-binding protein yields the protein MRIRSIRQRPVGARSGLDVASAPTTPSPALSEAEAARYIGMSPAWLKKSRTRRFRELTDAPPFVRSGGRRVVYRRVDLDAWQERHLEKVGRASDEAVLGMDTSA